A section of the Bos indicus isolate NIAB-ARS_2022 breed Sahiwal x Tharparkar chromosome 26, NIAB-ARS_B.indTharparkar_mat_pri_1.0, whole genome shotgun sequence genome encodes:
- the ADRA2A gene encoding alpha-2A adrenergic receptor — MFRQEQPLAEGSFAPMGSLQPDAGNASWNGTEAPGGGARATPYSLQVTLTLVCLAGLLMLFTVFGNVLVIIAVFTSRALKAPQNLFLVSLASADILVATLVIPFSLANEVMGYWYFGKAWCEIYLALDVLFCTSSIVHLCAISLDRYWSITQAIEYNLKRTPRRIKAIIVTVWVISAVISFPPLISFEKKRGRSGQPSAEPRCEINDQKWYVISSSIGSFFAPCLIMILVYVRIYQIAKRRTRVPPSRRGPDATAAELPGSAERRPNGLGPERGGVGPVGAEVESLQVQLNGAPGEPAPAGPPDADALDLEESSSSEHAERPPGSRRSERGPRAKGKARASQVKPGDSLPRRGPGATGLGAPTAGPAEERSGGGAKASRWRGRQNREKRFTFVLAVVIGVFVVCWFPFFFTYTLTAIGCPVPPTLFKFFFWFGYCNSSLNPVIYTIFNHDFRRAFKKILCRGDRKRIV, encoded by the coding sequence ATGTTCCGCCAGGAGCAGCCGCTGGCCGAGGGCAGCTTCGCGCCCATGGGCTCCCTGCAGCCGGACGCGGGCAACGCGAGCTGGAACGGGACCGAGGCCCCGGGGGGCGGCGCCCGGGCCACCCCCTACTCCCTGCAGGTGACGCTGACGCTGGTGTGCCTGGCTGGCCTGCTCATGCTGTTCACAGTGTTCGGTAACGTGCTTGTCATCATTGCTGTGTTCACAAGCCGCGCGCTCAAGGCGCCCCAGAATCTCTTCCTGGTGTCTCTGGCTTCGGCGGACATCCTGGTGGCCACGCTTGTCATCCCTTTCTCGCTGGCCAACGAGGTCATGGGCTACTGGTACTTCGGCAAGGCGTGGTGTGAGATCTACCTGGCGCTCGACGTGCTCTTCTGCACGTCTTCCATAGTGCACCTGTGCGCCATCAGCCTGGATCGTTACTGGTCCATCACCCAGGCCATAGAGTACAACCTGAAGCGCACGCCACGCCGCATCAAGGCCATCATCGTCACGGTGTGGGTCATCTCGGCCGTCATCTCCTTCCCCCCGCTCATTTCCTTCGAGAAGAAGAGAGGCAGGAGTGGCCAGCCGTCCGCCGAACCGCGCTGTGAGATCAACGACCAGAAGTGGTACGTCATCTCGTCGAGCATCGGCTCCTTCTTCGCGCCCTGCCTGATCATGATCCTGGTCTATGTGCGCATCTACCAGATCGCCAAGCGCCGCACCCGCGTGCCGCCCAGTCGCCGGGGTCCCGATGCCACCGccgctgagctgccagggagCGCCGAGCGCAGGCCCAACGGCTTGGGCCCGGAGCGCGGCGGCGTGGGCCCCGTGGGCGCCGAGGTCGAGTCGCTGCAGGTCCAGCTCAATGGTGCCCCGGGGGAGCCCGCGCCCGCAGGGCCGCCGGACGCCGACGCGCTGGACCTAGAGGAGAGCTCCTCGTCTGAGCATGCTGAGCGGCCCCCGGGGTCCCGCAGGTCGGAGCGCGGGCCCCGGGCCAAAGGCAAGGCCCGGGCGAGCCAGGTGAAGCCCGGGGACAGCCTGCCGCGGCGCGGGCCGGGGGCGACGGGGCTGGGGGCACCCACGGCCGGGCCGGCGGAGGAGCGCTCTGGCGGGGGCGCCAAGGCGTCGCGCTGGCGCGGGCGGCAGAACCGCGAGAAGCGCTTCACCTTCGTGCTGGCGGTGGTCATCGGAGTGTTCGTGGTGTGCTGGTTCCCCTTCTTCTTCACCTACACGCTCACGGCCATCGGCTGCCCCGTGCCGCCCACGCTCTTCAAGTTCTTCTTCTGGTTCGGCTACTGCAACAGCTCGCTGAACCCGGTCATATACACCATCTTCAATCACGACTTCCGCCGCGCCTTCAAGAAGATCCTCTGCCGGGGGGACAGGAAGCGGATCGTGTGA